A window from Flavobacterium sp. 83 encodes these proteins:
- a CDS encoding helix-turn-helix domain-containing protein, which translates to MEKRVRKSEMSQKIILLGKRIEEIIKEKGLKTREVAHDADMDVENLRKYIKGKQEMKVSTMLKIVEALKIEVKDLF; encoded by the coding sequence ATGGAAAAAAGAGTTCGAAAATCGGAAATGAGTCAAAAAATTATCCTTTTAGGGAAGCGGATTGAGGAAATTATCAAAGAAAAAGGATTAAAAACCAGAGAAGTTGCCCACGATGCTGATATGGACGTTGAAAATTTAAGAAAGTATATTAAAGGAAAGCAAGAAATGAAAGTGAGCACCATGCTAAAAATTGTTGAAGCCCTTAAAATAGAAGTAAAAGACCTTTTTTAA
- a CDS encoding pyridoxal-phosphate dependent enzyme yields MHYAENILGTIGNTPLVKLNKVVAGIEALVLAKVETFNPGNSVKDRMAVKMIEDAEADGRLKPGGTIIEGTSGNTGMGLALVAIIKGYKLICVISDKQSKEKMDILRAVGAKVVVCPTDVEPTDPRSYYSVSKRLAEETANSWYVNQYDNPSNSLAHYEQTGPEIWEQTGGKITHFVSGVGTGGTISGVGKYLKEKNPNIKIWGIDTYGSVFKKYHETGIFDENEIYSYITEGIGEDILPKNVDFSLIDGFTKVTDKDAAVYTRKIALEEGIFVGNSAGAAIKGLLQLKEHFKPEDVVVVLFHDSGSRYVGKMFNDDWMRERGFLDEEIKKAEDVIKDHLDKPLIVVRTEELVSHAIERMRKYKISQIPVIDVTGFVGSVDESDLFQSYVADKNVADRPIKEIMGKPFPIVKLGTSIEEVSRLFTKENDAVLVELENGNHHIITKYDIIGSIK; encoded by the coding sequence ATGCACTACGCTGAAAATATATTAGGCACAATAGGCAACACACCATTAGTAAAACTAAATAAAGTTGTTGCTGGTATAGAAGCTTTGGTACTTGCCAAAGTAGAAACCTTTAATCCAGGAAATTCTGTCAAAGACAGAATGGCTGTTAAAATGATTGAAGATGCTGAAGCGGATGGACGATTAAAACCAGGAGGAACAATAATCGAAGGAACTTCGGGAAATACCGGAATGGGATTGGCATTAGTGGCTATCATAAAAGGGTACAAACTTATTTGTGTGATTTCGGATAAACAGTCCAAAGAAAAAATGGATATTCTTCGTGCTGTAGGCGCAAAAGTAGTCGTTTGCCCTACTGATGTTGAGCCAACAGATCCACGTTCGTATTATTCAGTTTCTAAAAGATTGGCGGAGGAAACGGCAAATTCCTGGTATGTAAATCAATACGATAATCCATCCAATTCTTTAGCACATTACGAGCAAACCGGACCTGAAATTTGGGAACAAACCGGTGGTAAAATCACTCATTTTGTTTCGGGTGTAGGAACTGGAGGAACGATTTCTGGAGTTGGAAAATACTTGAAAGAGAAAAATCCGAATATTAAAATCTGGGGAATTGATACCTACGGTTCTGTATTTAAAAAGTACCATGAAACAGGGATTTTCGACGAAAATGAAATCTATTCTTATATAACCGAAGGAATTGGCGAAGACATATTACCAAAGAATGTTGACTTCTCTTTGATTGACGGGTTCACAAAAGTAACCGATAAAGACGCGGCAGTTTATACTCGTAAAATAGCACTTGAAGAAGGGATATTTGTAGGGAATTCAGCAGGTGCAGCAATAAAAGGATTGTTGCAGCTCAAAGAACATTTCAAACCAGAAGATGTGGTTGTGGTTCTTTTCCACGATTCAGGAAGCCGTTATGTAGGTAAAATGTTCAATGATGACTGGATGCGCGAACGCGGTTTTCTTGATGAGGAAATCAAAAAAGCAGAAGATGTTATCAAAGATCATCTCGATAAACCATTGATTGTAGTGCGTACCGAAGAATTAGTTTCACACGCTATAGAAAGAATGCGTAAATACAAGATTTCTCAAATTCCGGTGATTGACGTCACAGGATTTGTAGGTTCTGTCGATGAAAGTGATTTGTTCCAAAGTTACGTTGCCGATAAAAATGTTGCAGACAGACCTATTAAAGAAATTATGGGAAAACCATTTCCAATAGTAAAATTAGGAACCTCAATAGAAGAAGTCTCGAGACTATTTACCAAAGAAAATGATGCAGTTTTGGTTGAATTAGAAAATGGGAATCACCATATTATTACTAAATATGATATTATTGGATCGATAAAATAA
- a CDS encoding site-specific DNA-methyltransferase, with the protein MIKDIERNNENISINDKSISILKEHFSSCFKKDGSFDIERFKEELKDKVDVVHEGYELKFLGKSYAKLLASLDTTTVITPNPEHNNLPENKNSENIYISGDNLDGLKHLLKSYSKSVKCIYIDPPYNTGSDGFVYKDNFNFSVDELQDKLSVDETQAKRILDLTKRNSASHSAWLMFMYARLQLAKDLLKDDGVIFISIDDNEQANLKLLCDDIFGEENYIAQFSWQKKTGASDAVGIATITESILTYVRKKADVNSSFTKNKDLFDENRYDSKDEYEEERGKYYPDNLDRGGLNYSDSMNFGIKCPDGTMAFPNGRTEYFNDGWIWKWSVKKVQWGVENGFIEFRRSKNKANGWAVCYKNYMLVDNENNEMIRSAAHKNLLLNLLNTKGTSDLKELFGQDIFKNSKPVDLIYELISYINFSKNDIFLDFFSGSSTSAQSIFKLNSNENDLNIKFINIQLQEECKLNSKAYLAGYKTIDEIGIERIIRASKKIKSEPKADIDFGFKHFILNEPNQNTLDKCETFDAAGLLGDATILDDFGTETVLTTWLNNDGYGLNAKVETIDLDGYISYYCKKHLYLINPDFTQEAMVALFEKYDTIAGFNPENIVLFGYSFIEWSVTEMLEKNLKILNDSEKNLKINIDVRY; encoded by the coding sequence ATGATAAAAGATATAGAACGTAATAACGAAAATATTTCCATAAACGATAAATCAATTTCCATCTTAAAAGAACACTTTTCGTCTTGTTTTAAAAAAGATGGTAGTTTTGATATTGAACGATTTAAGGAAGAACTGAAAGACAAAGTGGATGTTGTTCACGAAGGTTACGAACTTAAATTTCTTGGTAAAAGCTATGCCAAACTTTTGGCTTCTTTGGATACTACAACGGTAATTACGCCCAATCCAGAACACAATAATTTACCCGAAAACAAGAACAGTGAAAACATTTATATAAGTGGAGATAATCTTGACGGATTGAAACATTTATTGAAATCTTATTCTAAAAGTGTAAAATGTATTTACATTGACCCGCCATATAATACAGGAAGTGACGGTTTTGTGTATAAAGACAATTTCAATTTTTCGGTGGATGAATTGCAAGACAAATTAAGCGTTGATGAAACACAAGCAAAAAGGATTTTGGATTTAACCAAAAGAAATTCGGCATCGCATTCAGCTTGGTTGATGTTTATGTATGCAAGATTGCAATTGGCAAAAGATTTATTGAAAGATGATGGCGTTATTTTTATTTCTATAGACGATAATGAGCAGGCAAATTTGAAGTTGTTGTGTGATGATATTTTCGGAGAGGAAAATTATATTGCTCAATTTTCTTGGCAAAAGAAAACTGGAGCTTCCGATGCAGTAGGAATTGCAACTATTACTGAAAGCATATTAACATATGTTAGAAAGAAAGCTGATGTTAATTCATCTTTTACTAAAAATAAAGATTTATTTGATGAAAATCGTTATGATTCAAAAGATGAGTATGAAGAAGAAAGGGGTAAATATTATCCCGATAATCTTGATAGAGGTGGTTTGAATTATAGTGATTCTATGAATTTTGGAATCAAATGCCCAGACGGCACAATGGCTTTTCCAAATGGGCGTACAGAATATTTTAATGATGGTTGGATTTGGAAATGGAGTGTAAAGAAAGTTCAATGGGGTGTTGAAAATGGATTTATTGAATTTAGAAGATCAAAGAATAAGGCAAATGGGTGGGCAGTTTGTTATAAAAATTATATGTTAGTTGATAATGAAAACAATGAAATGATTAGGTCTGCAGCCCATAAAAATTTATTATTGAACTTATTGAACACTAAAGGCACTTCTGATTTAAAGGAATTATTTGGTCAAGATATATTTAAAAATTCTAAACCAGTAGATTTAATTTATGAATTAATTTCTTACATCAATTTTAGTAAAAATGATATTTTTTTAGATTTCTTTTCTGGTTCTTCAACTTCGGCACAAAGTATTTTTAAACTTAATTCCAATGAGAATGATTTAAATATTAAATTCATAAATATACAACTACAAGAAGAATGCAAATTAAATTCAAAAGCATATTTAGCTGGTTATAAAACAATCGATGAGATTGGAATAGAAAGAATTATCAGAGCATCAAAGAAAATAAAATCGGAACCAAAAGCAGATATTGATTTTGGTTTCAAGCATTTTATTTTAAACGAACCCAATCAAAATACGCTAGACAAATGCGAAACATTTGATGCCGCTGGTTTACTTGGGGATGCTACCATTTTAGACGATTTTGGCACAGAAACCGTATTGACGACTTGGCTCAATAACGATGGATATGGATTGAATGCAAAGGTAGAGACAATAGATTTAGATGGTTATATTTCTTACTACTGCAAGAAACATTTATATCTAATTAATCCCGATTTTACTCAAGAAGCTATGGTAGCGCTTTTTGAGAAATACGATACGATTGCTGGTTTTAATCCAGAAAATATTGTGTTGTTTGGTTATAGTTTTATTGAATGGTCTGTTACCGAAATGTTAGAAAAGAATTTGAAAATTCTCAATGATAGCGAAAAGAATTTGAAAATCAATATTGATGTAAGGTACTAA